Proteins from a genomic interval of Zingiber officinale cultivar Zhangliang chromosome 2A, Zo_v1.1, whole genome shotgun sequence:
- the LOC122042904 gene encoding very-long-chain aldehyde decarbonylase GL1-9-like produces MVFWEGYVSDEFMGTFAPIIIYWLYAGLYQLLPRLDEYRLHTRKEEEQKNLVALPTVVKGVLLQQLVQAAIAQVLFLVTSEASTLGDPVQPSIPVQMFQIFVAMLIMDAWQYFVHRYMHQNKFLYRHIHSQHHRLVVPYAIGALYNHPLEGLLLDTLGGAISFLVSGMTPRTSVFFFSFATIKTIDDHCGLWLPGNIFHIFFQNNTAYHDIHHQLQGSKYNYSQPFFSIWDKMLGTYMPYNLVPRPGGGLEARPLRD; encoded by the exons ATGGTGTTTTGGGAAGGGTACGTTAGTGATGAGTTCATGGGCACATTCGCTCCTATCATCATTTACTGGCTTTATGCTGGTTTGTACCAGCTGTTGCCACGGTTGGACGAGTATCGTTTGCACACCAGAAAGGAAGAGGAACAGAAAAATCTGGTGGCGTTGCCGACAGTGGTCAAGGGTGTACTCCTGCAACAACTCGTTCAAGCCGCCATTGCACAAGTGCTCTTTTTG GTGACTTCAGAGGCAAGCACATTGGGTGATCCTGTTCAACCATCCATTCCTGTTCAAATGTTTCAGATCTTTGTAGCAATGCTAATAATGGATGCATGGCAGTATTTTGTGCATCGGTACATGCATCAGAATAAGTTCTTGTATCGGCATATTCACTCTCAGCATCATCGCCTGGTTGTCCCTTacgcaatcggagctctctataACCATCCATTGGAAGGCCTCCTTCTTGATACCTTAGGGGGTGCCATCTCATTCCTGGTTTCAGGGATGACACCGCGCACTTCTGTGTTCTTTTTCAGCTTTGCTACAATCAAGACCATCGATGATCACTGTGGACTTTGGTTGCCTGGTAACATCTTCCACATCTTCTTTCAGAATAACACAGCATACCATGACATCCACCACCAGCTTCAAGGATCCAAGTATAATTACTCGCAGCCTTTCTTCTCGATTTGGGACAAAATGTTAGGGACCTACATGCCATACAACTTGGTTCCTCGCCCAGGCGGTGGTTTGGAAGCAAGGCCTTTGAGAGACTGA